The proteins below are encoded in one region of Bacteroides uniformis:
- a CDS encoding glycosyltransferase family 4 protein, with product MNILFLTISRINGLEERGIYTDLMREFIRNGHAMYIVSPYERRFHQPTGVMENGGARILKVKTLNIQKTNIVEKGIGTLLLESQYLHAINKYWRDVKFDLILYSTPPITFNKVIRTLKKRWNAKTYLMLKDIFPQNAVDLGMFSKKSFLYRMFRSKEEKLYELSDFIGCMSPANCEYVLKHNPAIDAAKVEICPNSVKLQERLKGDRKESELLKELNIPASKRIFIYGGNLGKPQGIDFLLKVIEENKKRDDSYFVIVGSGTEYMRVKLWFDTHLPQNACLLAALPKAKYDELVSLCDVGLIFLDKRFTIPNFPSRLLSYLECRMPVLMATDVNTDIGRIAEESGFGLWTENGNIDTFMEMIEFMVEDDKRMKEMGERGYRFLCENYTVDKSYKAIMKHF from the coding sequence ATGAACATTCTTTTTTTGACAATATCCCGTATCAATGGTTTGGAAGAGCGTGGCATCTATACGGACTTGATGCGTGAATTTATCAGGAACGGGCATGCCATGTATATAGTATCTCCTTATGAGCGGAGATTCCATCAGCCTACCGGAGTCATGGAGAACGGCGGTGCAAGAATATTGAAGGTAAAGACACTCAATATCCAGAAAACGAATATTGTGGAGAAGGGGATTGGCACTTTATTGTTGGAAAGCCAGTATCTGCATGCCATTAATAAATACTGGCGGGATGTGAAGTTCGATCTTATTCTTTATTCCACTCCTCCCATCACCTTCAATAAGGTAATCCGAACCTTGAAAAAACGCTGGAATGCGAAAACTTATTTGATGCTGAAGGATATTTTTCCGCAGAATGCGGTGGATTTGGGTATGTTTTCCAAGAAAAGTTTTCTTTATAGGATGTTCAGGAGTAAAGAAGAAAAACTTTATGAATTGTCAGACTTTATCGGTTGTATGTCACCTGCCAACTGTGAGTATGTGTTGAAGCATAATCCTGCCATTGATGCGGCAAAGGTGGAAATCTGTCCGAACAGTGTGAAGTTGCAGGAAAGGTTGAAAGGAGATAGGAAAGAGAGTGAACTGCTGAAAGAATTGAATATTCCTGCATCAAAAAGGATTTTCATCTATGGGGGTAATTTGGGAAAGCCCCAGGGGATAGATTTTTTATTGAAGGTGATTGAGGAGAATAAAAAGCGGGATGACTCGTATTTTGTAATTGTAGGTAGTGGTACAGAGTATATGAGGGTTAAATTATGGTTTGATACGCACTTGCCCCAAAACGCTTGTCTTCTTGCTGCATTGCCGAAAGCAAAATATGATGAATTGGTGAGCTTGTGTGATGTAGGCTTGATATTTCTGGACAAGCGGTTTACGATACCCAATTTCCCATCGCGTCTGCTTTCGTATTTGGAATGTAGGATGCCGGTGTTAATGGCTACGGATGTGAATACGGACATCGGACGGATAGCTGAAGAAAGTGGTTTCGGTCTGTGGACAGAGAATGGGAATATAGATACTTTTATGGAGATGATTGAGTTTATGGTAGAGGATGATAAACGAATGAAAGAGATGGGAGAAAGGGGGTATAGATTTTTGTGTGAGAATTATACTGTGGATAAGAGCTATAAGGCTATAATGAAGCATTTTTGA
- a CDS encoding sugar transferase — translation MYKYGLKRVIDFILVFIVLVVIWPILLLITIWLHFANKGAGAFFTQERPGKDGRIFRVIKFKSMTDERDAEGKLLPDANRLTKVGRFVRSTSIDELPQLLNVLKGDMALIGPRPLRTYYLPLYSKEQMRRHEVRPGITGWAQINGRNNLSWTKKFELDVWYVDHCSFSLDMQIAFATIRKVFIREGISREGEATTVPFNGHN, via the coding sequence ATGTATAAATATGGTTTGAAAAGAGTGATTGATTTCATTCTGGTCTTTATTGTATTGGTTGTTATCTGGCCCATTTTGTTACTTATTACTATTTGGTTGCATTTTGCCAATAAAGGTGCAGGAGCATTCTTTACTCAGGAGCGTCCTGGAAAGGATGGAAGAATATTCCGTGTGATAAAGTTTAAAAGTATGACGGATGAGCGGGATGCAGAAGGCAAATTATTACCGGATGCCAATCGGCTGACCAAAGTGGGACGTTTCGTGCGCTCCACTTCGATAGATGAGTTGCCACAGTTGCTCAATGTCTTGAAAGGTGATATGGCGTTGATCGGTCCTCGCCCCTTAAGAACTTATTATTTACCTTTATATTCTAAAGAGCAGATGAGAAGGCATGAAGTACGTCCAGGTATAACTGGTTGGGCACAGATTAATGGAAGAAATAACTTGAGTTGGACAAAAAAGTTTGAACTGGATGTTTGGTATGTGGATCATTGTTCTTTTTCTTTAGATATGCAAATTGCATTTGCTACAATAAGAAAAGTTTTTATTAGGGAAGGAATATCAAGAGAAGGAGAGGCTACTACTGTGCCTTTTAATGGGCATAATTGA
- the wecB gene encoding non-hydrolyzing UDP-N-acetylglucosamine 2-epimerase: protein MDIKLDYSQVRFQENGRLKLLIIVGTRPEIIRLAAVINKCRSYFDCLLAHTGQNYDYNLNGVFFRDLKLKDPDVYMDAVGDDLGATMGNIINAGYKLMVQVKPDAVLVLGDTNSCLSVIGAKRLHIPIFHMEAGNRCFDECLPEETNRRIVDVISDVNLCYSEHARRYLNASGVAKERTYVTGSPMAEVLHENLTEIESSDIHQRLHLQKGKYILLSAHREENIDTEKNFLSLFSAVNAMAEKYDMPILYSCHPRSRKRLESSGFALDRRVIQHEPLGFHDYNCLQMNAYAVVSDSGTLPEESSFFTSVGHPFPAVCIRTSTERPEALDKGIFVLAGIDGKSLLQAVDTAVEMNRNGDHGLPVPNYTDENVSAKVVKLIQSYTGVVNKMVWRKF, encoded by the coding sequence ATGGATATAAAATTGGATTATTCGCAAGTCAGGTTTCAGGAGAACGGCAGACTGAAACTTCTGATTATAGTGGGCACCCGTCCGGAAATCATCCGCCTGGCGGCTGTCATCAACAAATGCCGCAGTTATTTTGACTGTCTGCTGGCCCACACCGGCCAGAATTACGACTATAACCTGAACGGTGTCTTCTTCCGTGACCTGAAGCTGAAAGACCCCGATGTGTATATGGATGCCGTCGGTGATGACCTCGGTGCCACGATGGGGAATATTATCAACGCCGGCTACAAGCTGATGGTGCAGGTGAAACCTGATGCCGTGCTGGTGTTGGGAGACACGAACTCCTGCCTGAGCGTGATAGGCGCGAAACGTCTGCATATCCCCATCTTCCATATGGAGGCAGGCAACCGCTGCTTTGACGAGTGCCTGCCTGAGGAGACCAACCGCCGTATTGTGGACGTCATTTCCGATGTGAACCTCTGCTATTCGGAGCATGCCCGCAGATACCTGAACGCTTCGGGCGTGGCGAAAGAACGTACATACGTAACCGGTTCGCCCATGGCGGAAGTCCTGCATGAGAACCTGACGGAAATAGAGTCCAGCGATATTCACCAGAGATTGCATCTCCAGAAAGGTAAATACATCCTGCTCTCCGCGCATCGGGAAGAGAACATTGACACGGAGAAGAACTTCCTGTCCCTTTTCAGCGCGGTTAACGCTATGGCCGAGAAATATGACATGCCCATACTTTACAGTTGTCATCCCCGTAGCAGGAAACGTCTGGAATCAAGCGGCTTTGCACTTGACAGACGTGTGATTCAGCATGAACCTCTCGGTTTCCACGACTACAACTGCCTGCAGATGAACGCCTATGCCGTTGTGAGTGACAGCGGTACCCTGCCTGAGGAGAGCAGTTTCTTCACTTCTGTGGGGCATCCTTTCCCTGCTGTATGCATCCGTACCAGTACGGAGCGTCCCGAGGCTCTTGACAAGGGTATCTTTGTCCTTGCCGGCATTGACGGGAAATCCTTGCTTCAGGCTGTAGATACTGCCGTGGAGATGAATAGGAATGGGGATCACGGTCTGCCGGTGCCCAATTATACGGATGAGAATGTATCGGCCAAGGTTGTGAAGTTGATTCAGAGCTATACGGGGGTGGTGAACAAGATGGTTTGGAGAAAATTCTGA